In a genomic window of Polypterus senegalus isolate Bchr_013 chromosome 13, ASM1683550v1, whole genome shotgun sequence:
- the rab11fip3 gene encoding rab11 family-interacting protein 3 isoform X2: MEQMLLSSPTGRSDWDLDKKMGELGFILLEADKGPGLPPVRGERTKAALDFMSGDKELVSLNLGGFFRSSRYPTVNELLAWDNGLDYPVLQWEGKASPDDPQGPAVLVLQDGDIGGHGAPASAELDARSALSPDPPLREESHGAASPETVGRVSLPLDDIMPGSRGQEGSAQGPEDQDLPPSSPLEGEPCQSSGGAAAWADFEPTAQTTTSLSRRASPSSLERGASPGSNVAMEDLASERESWDGAPRDVLDWLGDADRLDQRTLHVPVGEEWALPPEESRLGAAGGAEVDELSALRAVFDMLDQDKDGFVRTEEFVQFATVYGAEQVKDLTRFLDPTGLGVISFEDFFRGIAAINNGGADGQPFETRVYGGAVESASCPEEFEDFTALENEVTDSAYLGSESTYSECETFTDEDTGTLVHQELHEEVETDSAIDAALHYGDDSASGSHCHRLSLDSELNSHSLVTVIGQEEEHFEDFGEGIETELLPDGPASSEDDASVNSPLESTALHSPSADSFPSGLHDFLREELLDFFCSQCHKQINRLEDLSARLNYLEMNSASKRLSSKKVARHLRQTSAFCADSMEDVSRDIADFAETDIADKVVLLEKRLMELEKDATASGEQHTRLRHENLQVVHRANALEEQLKEQEMRAEEALLLEIRRHKEALCKVERERGIEIENLQARLQQLDEENSELRSCLPCLRANIERLEEEKRKLQDLMEDTTIHLNEELESRRKLSDKLAFDRHKNQKEKESTQELIEDLRKQLEHLQLYKLEAEARRGRSASAGLQEYNSRTREAELEQEVRRLKQDNRNLKEQNDELNGQIINLSIQGAKNLFAASFSESLAAEISSVSRDELMEAIHKQKEINYRLQDYIDRIIVAIMESNPSILEVK; encoded by the exons ATGGAGCAGATGCTGCTGTCCAGCCCCACTGGCCGTTCGGACTGGGACCTAGACAAGAAGATGGGGGAGCTGGGCTTCATCCTGCTGGAGGCCGACAAGGGCCCCGGTTTGCCCCCGGTGAGGGGCGAGCGGACCAAAGCCGCCTTGGACTTCATGTCCGGTGACAAAGAGCTGGTGTCCTTGAACCTGGGGGGCTTCTTCAGGAGCTCCCGGTACCCGACCGTGAACGAACTGCTGGCCTGGGACAACGGCCTGGACTACCCGGTGCTGCAGTGGGAAGGCAAGGCCAGCCCGGACGACCCCCAGGGCCCGGCGGTGCTCGTGCTCCAGGACGGCGACATCGGGGGGCACGGAGCCCCCGCGTCTGCAGAGCTCGACGCGCGCTCTGCGCTGTCACCCGATCCGCCCTTACGTGAGGAGTCCCACGGGGCAGCGTCACCTGAGACAGTCGGCCGGGTTTCACTCCCGCTGGATGACATCATGCCAGGTAGCCGTGGCCAGGAGGGCTCGGCGCAGGGTCCGGAAGACCAGGATCTGCCGCCGTCTTCCCCCTTGGAAGGAGAGCCGTGCCAGTCCAGCGGTGGCGCCGCCGCCTGGGCGGACTTTGAGCCGACTGCTCAGACGACCACTTCTCTTAGTCGGCGTGCCAGCCCATCCTCGCTGGAACGAGGGGCTTCACCCGGTTCAAATGTGGCTATGGAGGACCTCGCTTCAGAACGGGAGTCCTGGGACGGCGCCCCCCGGGACGTGCTCGACTGGTTAGGTGACGCCGACCGCTTGGACCAGAGAACGCTGCACGTGCCCGTTGGCGAGGAGTGGGCACTGCCCCCGGAGGAGTCCCGTCTTGGGGCCGCGGGGGGCGCCGAGGTGGACGAGCTCAGTGCCCTCAGGGCCGTGTTTGACATGCTGGACCAGGACAAGGATGGCTTTGTGCGGACCGAGGAGTTTGTGCAGTTTGCCACCGTCTACGGCGCGGAGCAG GTCAAAGACTTGACTCGATTCCTGGACCCCACCGGCCTCGGGGTCATCAGCTTTGAAGATTTCTTCAGAGGAATTGCGGCCATCAACAATGGAG GTGCCGACGGCCAACCTTTCGAGACAAGGGTCTATGGAGGAGCGGTGGAGAGTGCCAGCTGCCCTGAGGAGTTTGAGGATTTCACTGCTTTGGAG AACGAGGTGACAGACAGCGCCTACCTGGGCTCGGAGAGCACCTACAGCGAGTGCGAGACGTTCACTGACGAGGACACGGGCACACTGGTGCACCAGGAGCTGCACGAGGAGGTGGAGACGGACAGCGCCATCGACGCGGCGCTCCACTATGGCGACGACTCGGCCAGCGG GTCCCATTGTCACCGGCTGTCTTTGGACTCGGAGCTGAACAGCCACTCCCTGGTGACCGTCATCGGCCAGGAGGAGGAGCACTTTGAGGACTTTGGTGAGGGCATTGAGACCGAACTCCTGCCTGATGGTCCTGCCAGCTCCGAAGACGATGCCAGTGTGAACTCCCCTCTAGAGAGCACCGCCTTACACTCCCCCAG CGCCGACTCTTTCCCTTCCGGTTTGCACGACTTCCTCCGGGAGGAGCTGCTCGACTTTTTCTGCAGTCAGTGCCACAAGCAGATTAACCGACTCGAGGACCTGTCTGCCCGCCTCAATTACCTTGAGATGAATAG TGCAAGCAAGCGACTCTCCAGCAAGAAGGTGGCAAG GCATCTCCGGCAGACGAGCGCCTTCTGTGCCGACAGCATGGAGGACGTGTCCAGGGACATCGCCGACTTTGCTGAGACGGACATCGCCGATAAG GTGGTCCTACTGGAGAAGCGACTCATGGAGTTGGAGAAGGACGCGACTGCCAGCGGAGAGCAGCACACCCGCCTGCGACATGAGAACCTCCAGGTGGTGCACAG AGCCAACGCCCTGGAGGAGCAGCTGAAGGAGCAGGAGATGCGGGCAGAGGAGGCCCTGCTGCTGGAGATTCGCAGGCACAAGGAGGCGCTCTGCAAGGTGGAGAGGGAACGTGGCATTGAGATTGAGAACCTGCAGGCCAG GCTGCAGCAGCTGGACGAGGAGAACAGTGAACTGCGCTCGTGTCTGCCCTGCCTGCGCGCCAACATAGAGCGGCTGGAGGAG GAGAAGCGGAAGCTTCAGGACCTGATGGAGGACACCACCATTCACCTGAATGAAGAGCTGGAGAGCCGGCGCAAGCTGAGTGATAAGCTGGCATTCGACAGACACAAGAATCAGAAGGAGAAGGAGTCCACGCAGGAG CTTATCGAAGACCtgcggaagcagctggagcaccTGCAGCTCTACAAGCTGGAGGCCGAGGCCAGGAGGGGGCGCTCTGCCAGCGCGGGGCTTCAGGAGTACAACAGCAGGACCCGCGAGGCCGAGCTGGAGCAGGAGGTGCGCCGCCTCAAACAG GACAACCGAAACCTGAAGGAGCAGAACGACGAGCTCAACGGGCAGATCATCAACCTGAGCATCCAGGGTGCCAAGAACCTGTTTGCTGCCTCCTTCTCAGAGTCCCTGGCAGCCGAGATCAGCTCGGTGTCCCGCGATGAG CTCATGGAGGCGATTCACAAGCAGAAGGAGATCAACTACCGGCTGCAGGATTACATCGACCGCATCATCGTGGCCATCATGGAGTCGAACCCCTCCATCCTGGAGGTAAAGTAA
- the rab11fip3 gene encoding rab11 family-interacting protein 3 isoform X1, translating to MEQMLLSSPTGRSDWDLDKKMGELGFILLEADKGPGLPPVRGERTKAALDFMSGDKELVSLNLGGFFRSSRYPTVNELLAWDNGLDYPVLQWEGKASPDDPQGPAVLVLQDGDIGGHGAPASAELDARSALSPDPPLREESHGAASPETVGRVSLPLDDIMPGSRGQEGSAQGPEDQDLPPSSPLEGEPCQSSGGAAAWADFEPTAQTTTSLSRRASPSSLERGASPGSNVAMEDLASERESWDGAPRDVLDWLGDADRLDQRTLHVPVGEEWALPPEESRLGAAGGAEVDELSALRAVFDMLDQDKDGFVRTEEFVQFATVYGAEQVKDLTRFLDPTGLGVISFEDFFRGIAAINNGGADGQPFETRVYGGAVESASCPEEFEDFTALEQNEVTDSAYLGSESTYSECETFTDEDTGTLVHQELHEEVETDSAIDAALHYGDDSASGSHCHRLSLDSELNSHSLVTVIGQEEEHFEDFGEGIETELLPDGPASSEDDASVNSPLESTALHSPSADSFPSGLHDFLREELLDFFCSQCHKQINRLEDLSARLNYLEMNSASKRLSSKKVARHLRQTSAFCADSMEDVSRDIADFAETDIADKVVLLEKRLMELEKDATASGEQHTRLRHENLQVVHRANALEEQLKEQEMRAEEALLLEIRRHKEALCKVERERGIEIENLQARLQQLDEENSELRSCLPCLRANIERLEEEKRKLQDLMEDTTIHLNEELESRRKLSDKLAFDRHKNQKEKESTQELIEDLRKQLEHLQLYKLEAEARRGRSASAGLQEYNSRTREAELEQEVRRLKQDNRNLKEQNDELNGQIINLSIQGAKNLFAASFSESLAAEISSVSRDELMEAIHKQKEINYRLQDYIDRIIVAIMESNPSILEVK from the exons ATGGAGCAGATGCTGCTGTCCAGCCCCACTGGCCGTTCGGACTGGGACCTAGACAAGAAGATGGGGGAGCTGGGCTTCATCCTGCTGGAGGCCGACAAGGGCCCCGGTTTGCCCCCGGTGAGGGGCGAGCGGACCAAAGCCGCCTTGGACTTCATGTCCGGTGACAAAGAGCTGGTGTCCTTGAACCTGGGGGGCTTCTTCAGGAGCTCCCGGTACCCGACCGTGAACGAACTGCTGGCCTGGGACAACGGCCTGGACTACCCGGTGCTGCAGTGGGAAGGCAAGGCCAGCCCGGACGACCCCCAGGGCCCGGCGGTGCTCGTGCTCCAGGACGGCGACATCGGGGGGCACGGAGCCCCCGCGTCTGCAGAGCTCGACGCGCGCTCTGCGCTGTCACCCGATCCGCCCTTACGTGAGGAGTCCCACGGGGCAGCGTCACCTGAGACAGTCGGCCGGGTTTCACTCCCGCTGGATGACATCATGCCAGGTAGCCGTGGCCAGGAGGGCTCGGCGCAGGGTCCGGAAGACCAGGATCTGCCGCCGTCTTCCCCCTTGGAAGGAGAGCCGTGCCAGTCCAGCGGTGGCGCCGCCGCCTGGGCGGACTTTGAGCCGACTGCTCAGACGACCACTTCTCTTAGTCGGCGTGCCAGCCCATCCTCGCTGGAACGAGGGGCTTCACCCGGTTCAAATGTGGCTATGGAGGACCTCGCTTCAGAACGGGAGTCCTGGGACGGCGCCCCCCGGGACGTGCTCGACTGGTTAGGTGACGCCGACCGCTTGGACCAGAGAACGCTGCACGTGCCCGTTGGCGAGGAGTGGGCACTGCCCCCGGAGGAGTCCCGTCTTGGGGCCGCGGGGGGCGCCGAGGTGGACGAGCTCAGTGCCCTCAGGGCCGTGTTTGACATGCTGGACCAGGACAAGGATGGCTTTGTGCGGACCGAGGAGTTTGTGCAGTTTGCCACCGTCTACGGCGCGGAGCAG GTCAAAGACTTGACTCGATTCCTGGACCCCACCGGCCTCGGGGTCATCAGCTTTGAAGATTTCTTCAGAGGAATTGCGGCCATCAACAATGGAG GTGCCGACGGCCAACCTTTCGAGACAAGGGTCTATGGAGGAGCGGTGGAGAGTGCCAGCTGCCCTGAGGAGTTTGAGGATTTCACTGCTTTGGAG CAGAACGAGGTGACAGACAGCGCCTACCTGGGCTCGGAGAGCACCTACAGCGAGTGCGAGACGTTCACTGACGAGGACACGGGCACACTGGTGCACCAGGAGCTGCACGAGGAGGTGGAGACGGACAGCGCCATCGACGCGGCGCTCCACTATGGCGACGACTCGGCCAGCGG GTCCCATTGTCACCGGCTGTCTTTGGACTCGGAGCTGAACAGCCACTCCCTGGTGACCGTCATCGGCCAGGAGGAGGAGCACTTTGAGGACTTTGGTGAGGGCATTGAGACCGAACTCCTGCCTGATGGTCCTGCCAGCTCCGAAGACGATGCCAGTGTGAACTCCCCTCTAGAGAGCACCGCCTTACACTCCCCCAG CGCCGACTCTTTCCCTTCCGGTTTGCACGACTTCCTCCGGGAGGAGCTGCTCGACTTTTTCTGCAGTCAGTGCCACAAGCAGATTAACCGACTCGAGGACCTGTCTGCCCGCCTCAATTACCTTGAGATGAATAG TGCAAGCAAGCGACTCTCCAGCAAGAAGGTGGCAAG GCATCTCCGGCAGACGAGCGCCTTCTGTGCCGACAGCATGGAGGACGTGTCCAGGGACATCGCCGACTTTGCTGAGACGGACATCGCCGATAAG GTGGTCCTACTGGAGAAGCGACTCATGGAGTTGGAGAAGGACGCGACTGCCAGCGGAGAGCAGCACACCCGCCTGCGACATGAGAACCTCCAGGTGGTGCACAG AGCCAACGCCCTGGAGGAGCAGCTGAAGGAGCAGGAGATGCGGGCAGAGGAGGCCCTGCTGCTGGAGATTCGCAGGCACAAGGAGGCGCTCTGCAAGGTGGAGAGGGAACGTGGCATTGAGATTGAGAACCTGCAGGCCAG GCTGCAGCAGCTGGACGAGGAGAACAGTGAACTGCGCTCGTGTCTGCCCTGCCTGCGCGCCAACATAGAGCGGCTGGAGGAG GAGAAGCGGAAGCTTCAGGACCTGATGGAGGACACCACCATTCACCTGAATGAAGAGCTGGAGAGCCGGCGCAAGCTGAGTGATAAGCTGGCATTCGACAGACACAAGAATCAGAAGGAGAAGGAGTCCACGCAGGAG CTTATCGAAGACCtgcggaagcagctggagcaccTGCAGCTCTACAAGCTGGAGGCCGAGGCCAGGAGGGGGCGCTCTGCCAGCGCGGGGCTTCAGGAGTACAACAGCAGGACCCGCGAGGCCGAGCTGGAGCAGGAGGTGCGCCGCCTCAAACAG GACAACCGAAACCTGAAGGAGCAGAACGACGAGCTCAACGGGCAGATCATCAACCTGAGCATCCAGGGTGCCAAGAACCTGTTTGCTGCCTCCTTCTCAGAGTCCCTGGCAGCCGAGATCAGCTCGGTGTCCCGCGATGAG CTCATGGAGGCGATTCACAAGCAGAAGGAGATCAACTACCGGCTGCAGGATTACATCGACCGCATCATCGTGGCCATCATGGAGTCGAACCCCTCCATCCTGGAGGTAAAGTAA
- the rab11fip3 gene encoding rab11 family-interacting protein 3 isoform X3 produces the protein MEQMLLSSPTGRSDWDLDKKMGELGFILLEADKGPGLPPVRGERTKAALDFMSGDKELVSLNLGGFFRSSRYPTVNELLAWDNGLDYPVLQWEGKASPDDPQGPAVLVLQDGDIGGHGAPASAELDARSALSPDPPLREESHGAASPETVGRVSLPLDDIMPGSRGQEGSAQGPEDQDLPPSSPLEGEPCQSSGGAAAWADFEPTAQTTTSLSRRASPSSLERGASPGSNVAMEDLASERESWDGAPRDVLDWLGDADRLDQRTLHVPVGEEWALPPEESRLGAAGGAEVDELSALRAVFDMLDQDKDGFVRTEEFVQFATVYGAEQVKDLTRFLDPTGLGVISFEDFFRGIAAINNGGADGQPFETRVYGGAVESASCPEEFEDFTALEQNEVTDSAYLGSESTYSECETFTDEDTGTLVHQELHEEVETDSAIDAALHYGDDSASGSHCHRLSLDSELNSHSLVTVIGQEEEHFEDFGEGIETELLPDGPASSEDDASVNSPLESTALHSPSASKRLSSKKVARHLRQTSAFCADSMEDVSRDIADFAETDIADKVVLLEKRLMELEKDATASGEQHTRLRHENLQVVHRANALEEQLKEQEMRAEEALLLEIRRHKEALCKVERERGIEIENLQARLQQLDEENSELRSCLPCLRANIERLEEEKRKLQDLMEDTTIHLNEELESRRKLSDKLAFDRHKNQKEKESTQELIEDLRKQLEHLQLYKLEAEARRGRSASAGLQEYNSRTREAELEQEVRRLKQDNRNLKEQNDELNGQIINLSIQGAKNLFAASFSESLAAEISSVSRDELMEAIHKQKEINYRLQDYIDRIIVAIMESNPSILEVK, from the exons ATGGAGCAGATGCTGCTGTCCAGCCCCACTGGCCGTTCGGACTGGGACCTAGACAAGAAGATGGGGGAGCTGGGCTTCATCCTGCTGGAGGCCGACAAGGGCCCCGGTTTGCCCCCGGTGAGGGGCGAGCGGACCAAAGCCGCCTTGGACTTCATGTCCGGTGACAAAGAGCTGGTGTCCTTGAACCTGGGGGGCTTCTTCAGGAGCTCCCGGTACCCGACCGTGAACGAACTGCTGGCCTGGGACAACGGCCTGGACTACCCGGTGCTGCAGTGGGAAGGCAAGGCCAGCCCGGACGACCCCCAGGGCCCGGCGGTGCTCGTGCTCCAGGACGGCGACATCGGGGGGCACGGAGCCCCCGCGTCTGCAGAGCTCGACGCGCGCTCTGCGCTGTCACCCGATCCGCCCTTACGTGAGGAGTCCCACGGGGCAGCGTCACCTGAGACAGTCGGCCGGGTTTCACTCCCGCTGGATGACATCATGCCAGGTAGCCGTGGCCAGGAGGGCTCGGCGCAGGGTCCGGAAGACCAGGATCTGCCGCCGTCTTCCCCCTTGGAAGGAGAGCCGTGCCAGTCCAGCGGTGGCGCCGCCGCCTGGGCGGACTTTGAGCCGACTGCTCAGACGACCACTTCTCTTAGTCGGCGTGCCAGCCCATCCTCGCTGGAACGAGGGGCTTCACCCGGTTCAAATGTGGCTATGGAGGACCTCGCTTCAGAACGGGAGTCCTGGGACGGCGCCCCCCGGGACGTGCTCGACTGGTTAGGTGACGCCGACCGCTTGGACCAGAGAACGCTGCACGTGCCCGTTGGCGAGGAGTGGGCACTGCCCCCGGAGGAGTCCCGTCTTGGGGCCGCGGGGGGCGCCGAGGTGGACGAGCTCAGTGCCCTCAGGGCCGTGTTTGACATGCTGGACCAGGACAAGGATGGCTTTGTGCGGACCGAGGAGTTTGTGCAGTTTGCCACCGTCTACGGCGCGGAGCAG GTCAAAGACTTGACTCGATTCCTGGACCCCACCGGCCTCGGGGTCATCAGCTTTGAAGATTTCTTCAGAGGAATTGCGGCCATCAACAATGGAG GTGCCGACGGCCAACCTTTCGAGACAAGGGTCTATGGAGGAGCGGTGGAGAGTGCCAGCTGCCCTGAGGAGTTTGAGGATTTCACTGCTTTGGAG CAGAACGAGGTGACAGACAGCGCCTACCTGGGCTCGGAGAGCACCTACAGCGAGTGCGAGACGTTCACTGACGAGGACACGGGCACACTGGTGCACCAGGAGCTGCACGAGGAGGTGGAGACGGACAGCGCCATCGACGCGGCGCTCCACTATGGCGACGACTCGGCCAGCGG GTCCCATTGTCACCGGCTGTCTTTGGACTCGGAGCTGAACAGCCACTCCCTGGTGACCGTCATCGGCCAGGAGGAGGAGCACTTTGAGGACTTTGGTGAGGGCATTGAGACCGAACTCCTGCCTGATGGTCCTGCCAGCTCCGAAGACGATGCCAGTGTGAACTCCCCTCTAGAGAGCACCGCCTTACACTCCCCCAG TGCAAGCAAGCGACTCTCCAGCAAGAAGGTGGCAAG GCATCTCCGGCAGACGAGCGCCTTCTGTGCCGACAGCATGGAGGACGTGTCCAGGGACATCGCCGACTTTGCTGAGACGGACATCGCCGATAAG GTGGTCCTACTGGAGAAGCGACTCATGGAGTTGGAGAAGGACGCGACTGCCAGCGGAGAGCAGCACACCCGCCTGCGACATGAGAACCTCCAGGTGGTGCACAG AGCCAACGCCCTGGAGGAGCAGCTGAAGGAGCAGGAGATGCGGGCAGAGGAGGCCCTGCTGCTGGAGATTCGCAGGCACAAGGAGGCGCTCTGCAAGGTGGAGAGGGAACGTGGCATTGAGATTGAGAACCTGCAGGCCAG GCTGCAGCAGCTGGACGAGGAGAACAGTGAACTGCGCTCGTGTCTGCCCTGCCTGCGCGCCAACATAGAGCGGCTGGAGGAG GAGAAGCGGAAGCTTCAGGACCTGATGGAGGACACCACCATTCACCTGAATGAAGAGCTGGAGAGCCGGCGCAAGCTGAGTGATAAGCTGGCATTCGACAGACACAAGAATCAGAAGGAGAAGGAGTCCACGCAGGAG CTTATCGAAGACCtgcggaagcagctggagcaccTGCAGCTCTACAAGCTGGAGGCCGAGGCCAGGAGGGGGCGCTCTGCCAGCGCGGGGCTTCAGGAGTACAACAGCAGGACCCGCGAGGCCGAGCTGGAGCAGGAGGTGCGCCGCCTCAAACAG GACAACCGAAACCTGAAGGAGCAGAACGACGAGCTCAACGGGCAGATCATCAACCTGAGCATCCAGGGTGCCAAGAACCTGTTTGCTGCCTCCTTCTCAGAGTCCCTGGCAGCCGAGATCAGCTCGGTGTCCCGCGATGAG CTCATGGAGGCGATTCACAAGCAGAAGGAGATCAACTACCGGCTGCAGGATTACATCGACCGCATCATCGTGGCCATCATGGAGTCGAACCCCTCCATCCTGGAGGTAAAGTAA
- the LOC120543023 gene encoding LOW QUALITY PROTEIN: probable G-protein coupled receptor 139 (The sequence of the model RefSeq protein was modified relative to this genomic sequence to represent the inferred CDS: inserted 1 base in 1 codon) gives MEHSHIFSNSSALPSSLRGCSLGPVPVIYYSVLLCLGLPANILTVIILSQLVARRQKSSYNYLLALAAADILVLLLIVFVDFLLEDFVLSRPLPPALDKAVELLEFAAIHTSIWITVPLTVDRYIAVCHPLRYHSVSYPARTRRVIVTVYLTCLLTSAPYYWWPDLWRQDHRSAVAQQLLVWAHCFTVYLVPCSIFFVLNSIIVHKLRRRRHRFRLRGYSTGKTTAILLAITSVFAILWAPRVAVVLYHLYASPIPNAPLAHLLADVANMLALLNTAVNFFLYCFISRRFRGVAAAMIKAFFRCQRRPXPLANHHNLSVSSSPWISPANSHCIRMLAYPGDKDGKPLHISA, from the exons ATGGAGCACAGCCACATCTTCAGCAACAGCTCGGCGCTGCCCTCCAGCCTGCGGGGCTGCTCGCTGGGTCCGGTGCCGGTCATCTACTACAGCGTCCTGCTGTGCCTTGGGCTGCCGG CCAACATCCTGACGGTGATCATCCTGTCCCAGCTGGTGGCCCGCCGGCAGAAGTCCTCCTACAACTACCTGCTGGCGCTGGCGGCCGCTGACATCCTGGTGCTCCTCCTCATCGTCTTCGTGGACTTCCTGCTCGAGGACTTCGTGCTGAGTCGCCCGCTGCCGCCAGCCCTGGACAAGGCCGTGGAGCTGCTGGAGTTCGCCGCCATCCACACGTCCATCTGGATCACCGTGCCCCTGACGGTGGACCGCTACATCGCCGTGTGCCACCCGCTCCGCTACCACAGCGTGTCGTACCCGGCGCGCACCCGCCGTGTCATCGTCACCGTCTACCTGACGTGCCTGCTGACCAGCGCCCCCTACTACTGGTGGCCGGACCTGTGGCGCCAGGACCACCGCAGCGCCGTGGCACAGCAGCTCCTGGTGTGGGCACACTGCTTCACCGTCTACCTGGTGCCCTGCTCCATCTTCTTCGTCCTCAACTCCATCATCGTGCACAAGCTGCGCCGGCGCCGCCATCGCTTCCGCCTGCGGGGCTACTCCACCGGCAAGACCACCGCCATCCTGCTGGCCATCACCAGCGTCTTCGCCATCCTCTGGGCGCCCCGCGTGGCCGTGGTCCTCTACCACCTGTACGCCTCGCCCATCCCCAACGCCCCCCTGGCGCACCTGCTGGCGGACGTGGCCAACATGCTGGCGCTGCTCAACACGGCCGTCAACTTCTTCCTCTACTGCTTCATCAGCCGGCGCTTCCGCGGGGTGGCGGCCGCCATGATCAAGGCCTTCTTCCGCTGCCAGAGGCGGC ACCCCCTCGCCAACCACCACAACCTGTCCGTCAGCAGCAGCCCCTGGATCTCGCCGGCCAACTCGCACTGCATCAGGATGCTGGCCTACCCCGGTGACAAGGACGGCAAGCCGCTGCACATCTCGGCCTGA
- the mrps34 gene encoding 28S ribosomal protein S34, mitochondrial, with translation MTRKKPVRHIAEMARKIREHRALKERPRDSQKYALDYETMTRPWSGKRLPVLAWDDVRRESRLFSLLCGLRLFGIGRLFTRKSWLCQHEEPCYWTVTKVKVDYTAENMDHGRAWGVLTFRGKTDPGVKEIDKVMYHDWRLVPKHEELAFKDFTAVTESAVRYVRYPPLLRAMILARRQAEGRPSTEEPMVDLQRSAHISEGHFKSEKRAQPVDGTPV, from the exons ATGACCCGCAAGAAGCCCGTGCGGCACATCGCCGAGATGGCACGCAAGATCCGCGAGCACCGGGCCCTGAAGGAGCGTCCCCGCGACTCCCAGAAGTACGCCCTGGACTACGAGACCATGACGCGGCCCTGGAGCGGGAAGCGCCTGCCGGTGCTGGCCTGGGACGACGTGCGCAGAGAGAGCCGGCTCTTCTCGCTGCTGTGCGGCCTGCGGCTCTTCGGGATCGGGCGGCTCTTCACTCGCAAGTCGTGGCTGTGCCAGCATGAGGAGCCCTGCTACTGGACGGTGACGAAGGTCAAGGTGGACTACACGGCTGAG AACATGGACCATGGAAGAGCCTGGGGGGTCCTGACCTTCAGAG GGAAGACAGACCCTGGAGTGAAGGAGATCGACAAGGTGATGTACCACGACTGGCGTCTCGTCCCCAAGCACGAAGAGCTGGCATTCAAAGACTTCACAGCTGTGACAGAGTCCGCTGTGCGCTATGTGCGCTACCCCCCTCTCCTGCGGGCCATGATCCTCGCCCGGCGGCAGGCTGAGGGCAGGCCATCCACAGAGGAGCCGATGGTGGACCTCCAGAGGAGCGCACACATCTCTGAGGGCCACTTTAAGAGCGAGAAGAGAGCGCAGCCTGTGGACGGGACGCCGGTTTGA